Proteins encoded within one genomic window of Oscillatoria salina IIICB1:
- the fbp gene encoding class 1 fructose-bisphosphatase, with protein sequence MVNSPAAQEHTLDRDCMTLSRHVLQQLQSFSAEAQDLSAIMNRIALAGKLISRRLTRAGLVEGALGFTGDVNVQGESVKKMDVYANDVFISVFKQSGLVCRLASEEMEKPYYIPENCPIGRYTLLYDPIDGSSNVDINLNVGSIFAIRQQEGEDLDGDGKDLLQNGRKQLAAGYVLYGPSTLLVYSIGNGVHSFILDPSLGEFILAEENITIPSHGPVYSVNEGNFWQWDDSIREYTRYVHRHEGYTARYGGALVGDFHRILLQGGVFLYPGTKKKPEGKLRLLYESSPLAFLIEQAGGKASTGMEDILDVVPDKLHARTPLFIGSTEDVQLVESFIQEESRRESEKKAIASS encoded by the coding sequence ATGGTCAACTCGCCCGCAGCGCAAGAACATACTCTGGATCGCGATTGTATGACGTTATCTCGTCATGTACTCCAACAACTCCAGAGTTTTTCCGCAGAGGCACAAGATTTGAGCGCCATCATGAATCGCATTGCTTTGGCGGGAAAGTTAATTTCTCGACGCTTAACTCGCGCTGGATTAGTGGAAGGGGCGTTAGGATTTACAGGTGATGTCAATGTGCAGGGAGAATCTGTCAAAAAGATGGATGTCTATGCCAATGACGTGTTTATCTCGGTTTTTAAGCAAAGTGGTTTAGTTTGCCGCTTGGCATCCGAGGAGATGGAAAAGCCTTATTATATTCCGGAAAATTGCCCGATTGGACGCTATACTCTACTCTACGATCCGATTGATGGTTCGTCTAATGTTGATATCAATTTGAATGTTGGTTCGATTTTTGCGATTCGCCAGCAGGAAGGAGAAGATTTAGACGGCGATGGCAAGGATTTGCTGCAAAATGGACGCAAGCAACTCGCCGCAGGTTATGTTCTTTATGGACCGAGTACGCTTTTGGTATATTCCATTGGTAATGGCGTTCACTCGTTTATTCTCGATCCCAGTTTAGGAGAGTTTATCCTGGCAGAAGAAAATATTACCATTCCCTCCCATGGTCCTGTATACAGCGTTAATGAGGGTAATTTCTGGCAGTGGGATGATTCGATTCGCGAGTATACTCGCTATGTCCATCGTCATGAAGGTTATACTGCCCGTTATGGTGGGGCTTTAGTGGGAGATTTTCACCGGATTCTTTTACAGGGAGGTGTTTTCCTCTATCCAGGGACGAAGAAAAAACCCGAAGGTAAGTTGCGTTTGCTTTACGAATCGTCTCCTTTGGCTTTTTTGATCGAGCAAGCTGGAGGGAAAGCAAGTACAGGGATGGAAGATATTCTCGATGTTGTCCCCGATAAGTTGCACGCTCGCACGCCTTTATTTATAGGTAGCACGGAAGATGTGCAACTTGTAGAATCGTTTATTCAAGAAGAGTCGAGAAGAGAATCAGAAAAAAAGGCGATCGCTAGTTCTTGA